A single Cryomorphaceae bacterium DNA region contains:
- the crtI gene encoding phytoene desaturase, translated as MSQKAIVIGSGFAGLSAATHLAEAGFEVTILEKNSQPGGRARQFEAAGFTFDMGPSWYWMPDVFEQYFQTFGKKVSDYYQLERLDPSYRVYFGENDFVDLSAEIEELFDMFDRIESGSAAELKSFLSDAAYKYEVGINDLVRKPGRSLLEFADWRVAKGVVQLQLFSSIQKVIHKKFSHPKLRSLLEFPVLFLGAMPKDTPALYSLMNYADMVGGTWYPKGGMYEIVKAMVSLAEEKGVQILCDQEVTRIAIHGGRANRVYTTEQVYEADVFVAGADYHHVEQNLLPPEGRMYNEKYWSKRKMAPSSLLYYIGLDKPLDGVLHHTLFFDESLEEHGKEIYENPKWPSKPLFYVSAVSKTDPDSAPEGMENVFILIPTAPGLEDGPEVREKYLEIVLERLERLTGQNVRDHIVYQRSYAHKDFVEDYHAFKGNAYGLANTLDQTAILKPAMKSKKIKNLYFTGQLTTPGPGVPPSLISGQVVAGEVVKDLKKDLDESFV; from the coding sequence ATGTCCCAAAAAGCCATTGTCATAGGATCCGGTTTTGCCGGCTTGTCTGCAGCAACGCACCTTGCTGAGGCGGGATTCGAGGTGACCATTCTTGAAAAGAATAGTCAGCCAGGCGGCCGTGCTCGACAATTTGAAGCCGCCGGTTTCACTTTTGACATGGGGCCTTCATGGTATTGGATGCCGGATGTTTTTGAGCAATACTTTCAGACGTTTGGAAAAAAAGTATCCGACTACTATCAGTTAGAAAGACTCGATCCTTCATATAGGGTTTATTTCGGTGAAAATGATTTTGTCGATTTAAGCGCTGAGATCGAAGAGCTTTTTGACATGTTCGATAGAATTGAGTCTGGCAGTGCCGCGGAGCTTAAGTCATTTTTAAGTGATGCTGCCTATAAATACGAAGTAGGTATTAATGATCTAGTTCGGAAGCCCGGTCGATCCTTGCTCGAATTCGCTGATTGGCGCGTTGCAAAAGGAGTTGTCCAGTTGCAGTTGTTCAGTTCCATTCAAAAGGTCATTCACAAGAAATTCAGTCATCCAAAACTCAGATCCTTACTCGAGTTTCCAGTGCTGTTCTTGGGAGCAATGCCCAAAGATACTCCTGCCTTATACAGCCTCATGAATTACGCTGACATGGTTGGAGGAACATGGTATCCAAAAGGAGGGATGTATGAGATTGTCAAAGCGATGGTCTCATTAGCTGAAGAAAAGGGTGTTCAAATCTTGTGTGATCAAGAAGTTACCCGAATTGCCATTCATGGAGGGCGCGCAAATAGAGTATATACGACCGAACAAGTGTATGAAGCGGATGTATTCGTGGCCGGAGCGGATTACCACCATGTAGAACAGAATTTACTCCCTCCAGAGGGTAGAATGTACAACGAAAAGTACTGGAGTAAGAGAAAAATGGCCCCAAGTAGCTTGTTGTACTACATTGGGTTGGACAAACCTCTTGATGGTGTGTTGCATCATACGTTGTTCTTTGACGAGAGCCTAGAAGAGCACGGCAAGGAGATTTATGAAAACCCAAAATGGCCATCGAAACCTCTTTTCTACGTCAGCGCCGTAAGCAAAACAGACCCTGACAGTGCTCCTGAGGGTATGGAGAATGTTTTTATTCTTATCCCTACGGCACCTGGATTGGAAGATGGGCCTGAGGTGCGAGAGAAATACTTAGAAATCGTCTTGGAGCGGTTAGAGCGGTTGACGGGTCAGAATGTCCGTGACCATATCGTTTATCAGCGCTCCTACGCCCATAAAGACTTTGTTGAAGACTATCACGCCTTTAAAGGCAATGCTTATGGTCTGGCCAACACCCTTGACCAGACAGCCATTCTCAAACCGGCCATGAAGAGTAAGAAAATTAAGAACTTGTACTTTACAGGACAGCTTACTACGCCTGGGCCAGGTGTTCCTCCCAGTTTAATTAGCGGCCAGGTTGTTGCGGGAGAGGTGGTAAAGGACCTAAAAAAAGATTTGGATGAAAGCTTTGTATGA